The window TAGCGTAAATACTGTGTTATGCGCAATACCTGGCTTCTCTGAAATTACTATCGAACTGAAAAGTCAATCTATTGGTCTATATATAGACTTGAGATTCTCAATGTAAATTTTCCTATTAAATTTCATTTCAGGCACTAAATCTAACCACTTAACTTCAGTCCCAATTAGTTCATAATTATAGGGTATCCCTAATTTACTTGAATCTACTCCAAGCCGATGCCATATTACTTGATTATCTGTGGTTATCACTTCTGCAACTATTATCGTACAGATTAAATCACAGTCGTCGGGACACATTAGGATTGGCAATATAACTTTCTCTTGATTCGAATAAAAACGGCTAATCACTAATTCAACTTCTTCCTTCAAGTGAATCCAGTCAGTAATTGTAGGAATTAAACCTAAATATAAGTTGTCCGGATATAGATTATGAAGTAATAAATCGAGTGAGACTCCATCAACTAATATTGTTGGATGTTCAACACTAACATATTTACTTTTCAATATTTCAACAGATAGTATATTCATCATGAGTCCCCTCTTTCTTATTATCTTATTTTCAGGTTTGAGCATAACGTCATATTTTCGAACTTCGTAAACACTTCAATATTTTACATATTCGTGAATTCTCGCTTTACATTTTACGTTCCAAAATCTGTAAAGTTGTGGTAAACTCCCGTTCTTGAAAGAAAACAGGGAGCAGCAGCCGTGGCCGCTGCTCCCTGTTTGTTTATTGAACTAAAGTTCCTCGTCAACTTAGTAACTGCACTTAAAATCCCTAGGGATAGTTATGTTCGATTGTACTGGAAATCACTATTCAAAAGATATTTAGTTTTATTTATTCACTTTTGTAGTTAAGTGCGTTTAATATATTCCAATCCCAGAAGAAAGAGCCTTGTGATACAACTAGACGTTCAAACCATAATTCAAAGTTTAGGACGATGTCTTCTGCATCAGGAACATAAGTCGATCCAACAAAAATATAATCTTCTCTTCCTTTTTTTACTCTAGACGAATCAATATAGATAAGAATTGAATCATACTTAGCAATAACATACAAGTCCTCAGGAGCTTCTTTTTTAACCATATAATCCATAATGTCCTCTAAACCAAAAATATTCCAAGCACCATTTGCGTATTCAGAAATATCATTAAACAAGATTGCACCATCATTAACCATTAGAAAATCTTTGTAACTCTCCGGTAAATAGTACCCCGTCTCCTTAACAAAATTCATAATGTGTGTCTCTAATGTTGGTTTAT is drawn from Paenibacillus sp. V4I7 and contains these coding sequences:
- a CDS encoding SMI1/KNR4 family protein; the protein is MNQMVYKTLMSLKEHIEKSPTIYFQRGSGHLQPCSFSFYKPTLETHIMNFVKETGYYLPESYKDFLMVNDGAILFNDISEYANGAWNIFGLEDIMDYMVKKEAPEDLYVIAKYDSILIYIDSSRVKKGREDYIFVGSTYVPDAEDIVLNFELWFERLVVSQGSFFWDWNILNALNYKSE